The genomic region CCCCAACCAGAAGTATTATTGAAAATTGAAAACTTATCTGTTAAGAAAAAAGGATTAACACGTTTAATGGCGTTAGATGACTTTAATTTAACTGTCCATGCCGGAGAAGTTGTTGCAATTGCAGGAGTTGAAGGAAATGGCCAAACAGAGTTAATTAATGTCTTAACTGGATTAGATAAGGGGACATCGGGGGAGATAATTTTTAATGACATTAATGTCACAAAGAAAAGCATTTATGAACGCTATCAAAATGGTATGTCACATATTCCAGAAGATCGTCATAAGCATGGTTTAGTTTTAGAATTTAATGCCATTGATAATGTTGTTTTACAAAATATTAATCAAAAACCATTTTCAAGATTTGGTTTATTAGATAAAGGAGCAATCCAATTATATGCTCAACAGATTATTAGTAAATATGATGTCCGTGGCGCAAATTCTGGATTTTCGATTACCCGAAGTTTATCGGGGGGTAACCAACAAAAATTAATTATTGGTCGGGAATTATCGCGTCAACATAATATTTTAGTTGTTGTTCAACCAACGAGGGGATTAGATGTTGGGGCAATTGAATATATTCATAATAAAATTTTAAAAGAAAAAGCACAAGGGAAAACGGTGTTATTAGTTTCATATGAACTAGAAGAAATTATGAGTTTAGCAGATCGCATTGTTGTTTTACATAATGGTCGCATTACTGGTGAGGTTGCTGGAAATAAAGTTAAACGAGAAGAAATAGGTTTAATGATGGCCGGAAGATATCAACAGAAAGGAATAAAAATTAATGCAAACACAAATTAAAAATTATGGGTGATTGTTAAATCAAAAAACAAAAATTTTCTTTCGTTCCAATGAATTTAAAACTAAAATGAATTATTTTAAAGCATCAATTTGCGCCATTATTGCTGGAGCACTTCTTAGTTTTATCATCATTGGGGCAAATGCGTCAGATCCATTATTATTTTTTAATTATGTTTTTCAATTAGCTTTTCACCCTTTATTGAAAGATCAAACATTAACTTATTGAGCAATTTATATTGTTGCGGGATTAGCAGTTGCAGTTGGTTTTAAAGCGGGCCTATTTAATATTGGAGTCCCTGGCCAAATGTTGCTAGCGGGGAGTATGACAATTGTTTTAGGTTTAAAGAATCCCACAATTAGCCAAGGGGCTGGGATGGTTGGAGCCTTATTTATTTCAATACTTGTTGGAGCCGCTTTAGCCGCGATTTCAGGGGCTTTAAAGGCTTATTTCAATATTCATGAAGTAGTGTCCACAATTATGTGAAATTGAATTGTTTGATATGTCATGAAGTGAATGTTTATGAATCCAGCTTATGGGATGTGGAATTCAAATCAGAATTCAACAATTGATATTGTAACCACTGCCCCAAAATTTAATTTAATGTTGAATGGTGAAACATGAATTATTCCATTTATTATTGCGATGTTATTATTAGGAATAATTATTTTTATTATGAATTATACGGTCCTAGGATTTCGCATTAAAGCGGTTGGAAAATCAAAAAATGCTTCGTTATATGCCGGAACCAATGTTAAAGCGTATACTATAATTTCAATGGCCTTATCAGGAAGCTTAGCGGGTGTTTTAGGAATGTTATATTATATGACCCAATCCACCGTCTTACAATTTACCACTGATGTTTTGCCGGTTGTTGGATTTGATGCGATTGCGGTTGCCTTAGTTGCGTTTACGAATGGGGTTGCCATTTTACCAATTGCCTTATTATGGGGAATTATTAAAACAGCAGCTTTACAAGCAACCCAACTACCTGATTTTCAAATGTCAAAACAAATGGGGCAATTAATTTTTGGAATCATTATTTATATGACTGCTGTTTCTGCTTTGTTTATTTACTTTAAACCAATCTTTTGATTACGCCGTTGATGAAATATTCAACATCGCCCTGAATGAAAACAGGAATATTCTGAATATCACCATCAAATTAAAAATTATCAAAAACAAATTAAAACGACAAATAAAGCCTATCGGATTAAAATTCAAGCATTAAAAAAAGTCAGTGATAAGGAAGCAATTAAAGCCTACCGTAATGAAATTGACGATCAATTAACTTTATATGTTGGAAAAATTACCACTTTAAAAACAGAAATTCGTTTCTTTAAAAATTCAAAATATAAGGAAGCAGCACAAATTGGCCAACGAGGAATTAAAAAAAAGTATGATTTAGCAACT from Spiroplasma endosymbiont of Polydrusus cervinus harbors:
- a CDS encoding ABC transporter permease subunit, which encodes MQTQIKNYGWLLNQKTKIFFRSNEFKTKMNYFKASICAIIAGALLSFIIIGANASDPLLFFNYVFQLAFHPLLKDQTLTYWAIYIVAGLAVAVGFKAGLFNIGVPGQMLLAGSMTIVLGLKNPTISQGAGMVGALFISILVGAALAAISGALKAYFNIHEVVSTIMWNWIVWYVMKWMFMNPAYGMWNSNQNSTIDIVTTAPKFNLMLNGETWIIPFIIAMLLLGIIIFIMNYTVLGFRIKAVGKSKNASLYAGTNVKAYTIISMALSGSLAGVLGMLYYMTQSTVLQFTTDVLPVVGFDAIAVALVAFTNGVAILPIALLWGIIKTAALQATQLPDFQMSKQMGQLIFGIIIYMTAVSALFIYFKPIFWLRRWWNIQHRPEWKQEYSEYHHQIKNYQKQIKTTNKAYRIKIQALKKVSDKEAIKAYRNEIDDQLTLYVGKITTLKTEIRFFKNSKYKEAAQIGQRGIKKKYDLATFIALGSALDYFVQVRNEYLLKKQEISFFKNNYYQAVRKAKGQVKQKLSQFYNLPKKDLYVKLAHLQSQYGDLVLKQEEAIKKLWESYYPVYNEIQQKYLNNFKTLQKKEAVVTKKLNQEINALKRRQQQEMRQFKAKNHQIKKDLKCQLRIINRQFKADAKVQKEVIMLKQNLQRQLREMKQQFNVEYKAMREKNKTNMPQWKKELNQKLAHIRNTVSEDNKILKTEYLRQKNAYQMMQKGGKN
- a CDS encoding ABC transporter ATP-binding protein, whose product is MENNNEYVIEMNKITKVFGDLIANDNITLKVKKGEIHALIGENGAGKSTLMSILFGLYEPTKGEILVNGKPEYISNPIKANQLGIGMVHQHFKLVDIFTVLDNIALGYEQLKGNVFLDRTKEARDIAQIAIKYNLQVDFHAKIANISVGMQQRVEILKILYRGADILVFDEPTAVLTPQEIESLLKIMLDLKKDGKTIIFISHKLDEVKKIADWATVIRRGKVIETFDVQVKNEKEIAEAMVGRNLVEIKNSGRAPQPEVLLKIENLSVKKKGLTRLMALDDFNLTVHAGEVVAIAGVEGNGQTELINVLTGLDKGTSGEIIFNDINVTKKSIYERYQNGMSHIPEDRHKHGLVLEFNAIDNVVLQNINQKPFSRFGLLDKGAIQLYAQQIISKYDVRGANSGFSITRSLSGGNQQKLIIGRELSRQHNILVVVQPTRGLDVGAIEYIHNKILKEKAQGKTVLLVSYELEEIMSLADRIVVLHNGRITGEVAGNKVKREEIGLMMAGRYQQKGIKINANTN